TTGGAATTCCTTTTCGTCCGTATTGATTTGTCTAGCGTTTTCCGCCATCTGTCTGGCACACATATGAAGCTCAGACCGTGGTGGAATGTCACATCCCAACTCAAAAGCCTCTGACAGTGTCTGCTCCCCTCAATCCCATCTGCTGTGGTGGCTTCCTGGGTGATCTCTTTTATTTAGCACTccacgtttttgtttttgttttttggctgtgcccggtcttagttgcggcaggcgggctccttagttgtggcatgcaatttcttagttgcagcatgcatgtgggatctagtcccctgaccaaggattgaacccaggccccctgtttTGGGAGCATCGGAGTCTTagtcactgcgccaccaaggaagtccccagcaCTCACTTTTTAAAGACCTACGAGCAAGATGCTGCTTCAGTGTTGGGgagccacacacacaaataggATCCAGTTTCTTCCCTCTCGAAGGACCATGACTGGAAGAGGAAGTGGATTATAAACAAAGAATCCCAATCTGCAGGGATACATACCGATAGATCTATGCACGAGGCAGTCAGAGGGAATGGGAGACGGAAAGACACGTCTGCATCTTGGAGCAGGGCTGATAAATAAAAGCTTCAAACATATCTAGGCTCTTCGATAATGAGTAGGAATTTACAAAGTAGAGAAGAAATGGCaggcaggagagaggaggagagtgcAGAGAAATTTCCCCAGAGAAGAGCAGGACATCCCACACTTATAatgaaataaacttaaccaaagggGCTGGCCACAATAAGGAGGCTTAGCTGTTGGCTTAGCACATCCTGCACCTTCACTCCCTGCATTCACTGTAACTTGAACTTCTGCTTTTCTATGCATAGACTCTCCCTCTCTATTATACACGAAGCAAATGCAGAGTCCCACAGTAGTTTCGGAAGGAAGGGAACATGGTCAGCAGAAGTCGCTAGCACCCCCACGCTGAGGACAAGGAGGTCAAGCTCTCCATCCTCATGGAAGACTATCTGACCTGTTCTTGCCAGAAGGATTCCCCTGATGGCACAggccatatatatatttatatatttatataaagatttATATAAAGTTATAGAAAATAACTTCTTGAACTTAAGAAGTAAATATTCAGATCAAATGGGCTTGATGAATACCAGACAAAATTAACATAAAGAGACTAGTTCTTGTGGAagcttgaaattttaatttttcataaagaGAATTCTGgaagacaggaaaaaaacaaaataaaacaaacaaaaagaataaacaagttagctacaagggaagaaaaatcaGGACCAGAAGTTAATAAAGCAATATCCATCCTGAACAGGAGTGGTCCCAAGTTGTCTCAAGCCCAGCTGATGACTCAGAGGGCCTTGTCGGTCACTTGCTACAATCATCAAGGATTATTTGTCATGTGTGCACTCACCTCCTTAGAATTCCATCATGCAGAGTGCACTTGTCTCGCTAGGATGTCTGTGCTTTCATTATAGTTACACACGATACCCTGCAGCCACTTTCCAGGAGATTGTAGGCCACTGTTATTTATTCTCTCCTATAATTAAGCATTTTGTTTCTGTATCTGGATGCAGGACTGGCTTCAAGGCAAATACCCGTACAGTTTGTGGGCCCTACACTCAGAAGGGCCCGTGCTTGATTTAATTCTCTGCTGCTGCAGAATTGAAATGCTTAAGAATTTTTTAACAGGAGgccctgccttttcattttgcacggagccccacaaattatgtagctggtcctgtCTCGAGGATTCACTGCCTCAAGGTGAATTTCTATCAAGCCCTGTCTATACACTCAGGATGGGAGCCATTACTGAATGGTTCTGAGTATAGCTTTTGGTTACAGCGATCATTTTCACAGTCATTTACTTGGCAGGGTGACTGTTCCCAACCTGAAAGTTCAAACAGCCCCAGAACACATTCGATGTCTGATTACAAATAACTGGCTTGGTAAAAAGTTAAGCTTCGGCCTTGGCCACCCTCTCTCATCCTGCCAGGTATACAGACAGGCCCTATTTCTTCAAGGCTCCTTCAAGTTTATAAACAATACCACCCCCAAACACTGGTTCATAAAGTTTCCCATTCTACAAACTTAATGTGTTATTCAGAATTGAACCATTTCCTTAGCATAATTTGATGAAGGGTGTACAGAATCGTATCAGATGTAATAAAAGTCAAGCCCTGTAATTTCAATTATTAAACACTTGTACCAGAGCCCATACCCAAGCAGCTCAGTGGCTTGTACTTGAACTGCAAAAGTAGCAACTGGAAGGGAAGAAGGTATGGAAACCAACTGTGTTCTTAGCCGTGACAGATTTGAAAGGGTCCTTCTCAAGGTCCTTCTCAAGGTGAGTGACAAAAAAACTGTGCATTTACCTTGGGACATCCCATCACCTACCTCAAGCCACTCTACAGATTGCAATGGTCATTTTCTACCTGTCCACGTTGGATCCTGACACAGAACTGTCACTGGTTCTGATAGAATCATAGCCCACGAGCTCTCAGAGGCCTGAGATCAAAAAGTGTCCCTCCCCACACACCCATTAGCTGGTATAAAAACATTCTCTCTTCCAGACCTCCAGACAGTGCACAAACACACTTGTATGTGCAGGTGGGCATGTGTGCTGTGTgtagagagggaagggaagggaaggaggccgGGGGAGGGTGGTAAAGTGACACCTCGTCTTTATTCACGACACAAGACACGCCTATTTACTTTCCTCTTAGTCTTTCTGAAGTCATCTCTAGAGACTGGGTTTCCaacatgatttttatttcattgttcagACCGAGGGACTATTCATTTAACGGCCTCACTCAGACTCACATTCATTTCAAACAGCGTAATTCAGCCACAACTCTCCAGCGTGCAACAGAAATCCTGGACACAAACGACCACGGCCAGGCAGGGGATGCATGGGGACAGGCAGCCATTGTCTCGTCCACTATCCACAATAGGACTCACTTCCTGCAAGTAACTATTCTCTGCCTGGGTGAAATTCACAGCACTCTAAACCATAAATAAATATCACAGGCTTCTGCAATCCTGCACAACATCCCTTAGGTACCAGGGCAGCATTTATTCTGCCAGTATGTTCTGATCCCTGCCTTTTATCTTGTTCAAGCCGttggaaaaacaaataataaaaatagaattcctcGTTTGGAGACTTTTACCTCTCCATGTTCAGAAATTCTAATTCATCAGCGGGAAATATTGGTCTAAACACAGAACCTCCTGGAAATCTCACAGGTGTTCCTAGCGCCTATGCCCCACATCTAAATAGAGCCTAAGGCCCGTTCTCTTCAGCAAACTTTGATGAACAGCCTGGCACGTTCTCCAAACAGGTAACTGGTTTTCCCACTCCTTCCCTTCTGAGCACTTTCAAAATTGGATAGTTACATATTTCACTCACTTAATAAATAGTTATCAAGTACCCACTGTGTAGCAGACACTGAAGGGTACAGGATTTGCCCACAAGGTACCCATGGGTCGGTCTGAATGAGGCCTTTGAGTGTCCCTGAGCTCCCTGAAACTCAAGTACCCAGCCTGAGCTGCTGCCCTTGTTCCAAACTCATATTTGTTGGCTAAATGCACTGAGTAGACTTTGTTTTACAAATAGGGCTTTCTAATTAACAAAGGCATTCCAAAGTCAATGGGGTAAATCAGGTGTGCTATCAGTCAAgcagaatttgaaaataaaaatcactctgATAACCTGCTCTGAAGAGTATGTCCTCCTGCTGATGGACATATTGCCAAGTTGGGAACGGTGAAAGGAACGAACCCCTTCACATTTGCTGCTTCAGAAATGGTCACAGGCTCTGTCACAAATTGTGGTGGCACAAGTCGGCTTGCTCCGGGGGCTGACAGAAGCTGATTAACGCCCAAAATTGCTTCTCTCCTTCTCAGACTTGTAGAAGGTAAATGTCACTGATATGACGATCTCGGCTGTTAGTGGGAACTACACCTGTCTTGCTTTCCTCGAACGCAGCGAGGTACAAATCTCCAGGAGCAACAATTCACCCTGTCAAATTACCGAGCCCCGGAGTGGCGGAGTGGAGAGAAGCCAGCTGCTACAAAACAAGGATATTATGGGCGGAAACCCCGTTCAGACACAGCAAGGGGAGAACTGTTGGTGTTTAGCTTAAAATTTCATCGGAGCAGAGACGGTGAATGTGCTGCAGGCTACAAAGCCTCTACGTGGCATctcacattttttaaatacaagatCCAAAAACATCGTGATTCCATTTTAATGCAATCAAAGTCCTTAGCTATCCAGAGAGAAGAATGAATTCAACTGCTTAAAAATCCTTCACTCAAACACTAAGCATGAATTTTACTGTGATTAAGTGAAACGACTTGATTCTAATGCCAcatgaaatttgtttttaaatggttcTTTTATTCAGAGTGGTTGCCTTTTAATGATGCTGCCTTAATTTCCTGCTAAACCTGTTTCATCTCTAGTCATCcaacattaatatttattttgttcatttaaagTATTCTTCAATTAAAGTTGTTACAAATATTCTACTGCTGCTCAAGATAATTCAGCATAGGCGCTACCATGAAAATACCATAAAAACCATGATCAATGTGTTATAGCTGTAATCTGGATTAATAAACACAATTACTATAAACAATTTTAGTAAATTAAGAAACAATCATTCTAGAATGTGTTATAAAATCCACTGCTAAATACATCCCTTTTTTCAACCTCTGTGCTTTTAAACTCTCGGAATTCTTAACAGCGTAGTTAGATTTCTCattgtaataaaaattatacttaaaatatttcccatgtacatattccttttcattatattttccttaaaatgaaaTCCTCAGCATTTAACCTATAACAGATTGGCTTGCACAAATCTCACAATGaattacagtaaaataaaagtaTGATGAACTTGAACTTGTACCATATTTAATGTAATATACAACTACACTCTCTTGTTCCTATTTAGCTTCATAACTTCTTATCATAATACAACATTCTGCAGAATGCTTCAGTACAAATGGGCTCAGGACAGCAGCAACACCATTACCACTACAGGAAAATTGCAATGGTTTTTTTCCCTGGAAAATACCAAATCTCAAAATCCAACATACAAACtcataattcattttcatttcctctttcccataatttattttcatatctaAAAGAAGCTCTTGGTTGAAGACTTATACTGTCAGCGACACGTAGCTTCTTTACAAGTTTTTACTTTCAGAAAACATGATGAAAGGAAAGCGACGTACCCCACAAGCAACCTAAGTAAACCATTATAAATTCACATTCTCTTTTGCACTAATTTGGATGGGATGCCAGGAAAAAGGGAGATAACCTGTGGGTACCCTTACAGTCCCCAGATCAAACTCCCCTTTTCACAGGCCTCCATGGACTGTGTCAGAGGCAGAAAAATGCTCCAAACTCAGATACTTCTGTCACTTTTCTAACCAAAGAACTTGCTACCGTTGCCAACAAAACGTTCACACTAAGTTTTGAGGTTTGTGTTATCACCAGAAGTTTTTTGAACTAcatacttctctttttttaaaaaatcctttttctgAACTAACCTCAGGACCAAAACACTGGTCTCTGCTTCAAGGTTTCCCAGTGCTAACTCAACAGTAATCAAAACCGAATGCCTTCAGATCCTCAAGGGgttgcttcttcctttctgtgcTCCAAGTGGAACAGGAAAGTAGTGCTGTGCTTTTTCCTCCACTGCCCTGCTTGGTTTTTGCCTTTAGAATCTGAAGATTTGTCCCCATTCCTGGGCACCTGACAGGCTGTGATTTACATGGGAGAACACAACTCCAAGGCTCTTATCAAGGAGTCTGAAGCTGCTCCCACCCATCTTATAGCTGTTTTCTAGGAAACAGACAGGAaaagggggtgggagaaggaggagcAGATTCTGTCTGAAGCTGCACAGGACAAGGAACACAGGCAAATCCAAAGTAATGGCggcaaatataaaaaagaatattatttattattttctttattaatactCACATATAACCTTTGCTTTTTACACAAAAGTCTACTTAGAAGAATGCCTCCTTGGTTTAGCATGCCCAGTGGGGCTTTTGCTCCTGGACCActtcccctttctccaccctcccacacctcccaccccacccccgacatCCAAACGACTCTTCTACATGTTCACAGATACCACGAAAATTTTGGAAACAAGATTTAGGTTACTGGATCTTGATTTAATCAACATCCCACTTCAAAATGGAAGGCAGGTAGGGGAGAGGgtaggaaaaaaggagaaaaggcaggggagaggagaggaagggcagCGGGTCAGAACTTTCAAGCCTTGCCTTTTCTGAGATGTGTGTGTATTGTGGCTGTTCCTTGAAATTCAATGATTCAAAACACTGACAGCAAGTGCCTGTGTGGTTATTTATATTATGTATCTATAACAGAATGTGTGGGCTTCCTCAGTTTGGATCTGGGCTGTTTTTGTTGAAACACACCACAATCTTTCTGTGGGTGTCACCACAGGGAGTCTGGTCTCCCGGGAACCCCTCTCAGAGCCGGGGTTTCCGGAGCAGGGTCTTGCTGAGGTCTCTGACCTCTTCAGGGCTATTGACCCGCTCGTAGCCCAGCACGGCCATGGGCTGGTAGCAAAACTCCTCCACCTGTTTGATCTGCTGGAAGGTGAGGGCGGTCCGCCAGGCGTTGGCGGCCTGCGTGGCATTGCGTGCTGACACCACGAAAGGCTTGGAGGAGGAACCCGAGCCACTGGTCATGTTGAGGGCAAACTGCTCCATTTCAGGGCTCACCAATAGCCCCACAAAGTCATACACCCTCCGTAGGGTCTTGACGGGGTCTCCCACCAGGTCCTCGTACCGCACCACCAGGTAGTGGCCTTGCAGCCAGTCAGGGGGCTGCAGGGCCGTCTGCAGCGTCTTGGCCATGCTGTGGCAGATGACCTCCATGGCGCCAAGGGCGTGGTAGTCTGCAGGCCCACCCATGCTCTCCTTCTTGGCGCCCAGCTTATGGCCGGCGGCCTCCAGGAAGGGCATGCGGTGCGCTCGGGGGTCCCGGCTGCGCACCACCTGCAGGCTTTCACGGATGAGACCATGGCGCGAGCGGATGCGTGAGCTGGCCACAGCGCGGGGATCCCGCACCAGGTGAATGACCTTGAGGTCCAGGGCCGGGTCGCGCAGAAGTGGCGCCAACACGGCCACGTCGAAGACACGCACGCCCTTGATGACCAGAGTGCGGTACTTGCGGCACTCCTCCTCGAAGCGCGCCAGGCGCTGCGGCGGGCACTTCTTGCACACGCGATCGTCCACCAGTCCGACGACCTCCTTGCGGTAGGCGGGGCAAAGTGGCGACGAGCACACCACCTTGTTGGTGGCCGCGCCGAAAATGCCCAGCGTGGTGAGGTTGCGCCCCCCGCTGCCGGCGGGACTGTACAGCTGGAAGACGGAGAGGTCGCAGCGGTAGAGAGCGCTCAGCATGTCCCGTGCCGCCCCTTGCAGGGAAACGGCGTCCCCTGGGTACAGTTTTTGCCACACGTGCCACACTGGCTCGTAGAGGAAGAACACTTCGGGGTTCTGGTTGAAAAGCTCGCCGAAGAAGGACGAGCCCGAGCGCCACGTGGTGAACACGTACACCAACTGCCTCTTGTCCCCGCCATCCCCGGTGCCCCGAGTGCCATTACCCGGAGGGGCTgcggcccccgccgcccccgccccggctgCCGGAGCCGCTCGGACGGGGGCGACGGCAGAGCGGTATGGGGTACGGGTGTGTGCGCGGGGCGGCGCGGCCTGGGGAGGCCCCGGACGCCCCCAGCCGCCCCCAGCCGCCCCCGCCGCGGCGGCACCGAGCGGCCCGTCGGGGCTGCACTGCTGCAACGGCTCTTTGTGCCACTTGTAGTCCAGGAGGTTGAGCATGGTGAGCGCCAGCAGCAGTGCgtagcccgcgcacagcagcagCGCCTTCCTGCGGAACACCTTCATTCCGAGCGGGGACGCGGGCCAGCGGCGACCCGGGCGCCGGGGCCACGGCGGGAGCAGGGCGCGCGGCCCGGCGGCAGGCGCGGCCGCGAGCAAGCGGGGGGGCGCGCCCGCGGGCAGGGCTCGCGGCGGGCTGCGGCTCATCACAGGCACAGCCCGGAGCGGCAGCGCGGCGGAGGCGGCCCTGCAACCCGGGAGGAGGACGCAGCGGCCCGGATTCGGGCGCTGGGACTCGGGCCGCGACTCCGAGGCGGGCGCGGCTGCAGCGGCGGCTGGTCCCCGGCGCCCAGGGCCGGCTCTCCCATGGCAGCGGCTCTGAGAAGGACCTGCGAGGGGAAGCGGAGTAAGCTCGTGCGCCCCAACCCTCCTCCCCAGCCGCCTCCTCCCCCTAATTAACGCCCGCCCTCGGGTCTGCCTGGCTACCCCGCTAACCTGGAGCCGCGGGCGCTCCCCGGAGCGGCCCGAGAGCACGGCCCGGCGGTCAGTCCCGCTGTCACTCGTTCCTCGCCTTCTCGAGCGCTCTTTTCCGCCCGGGGTCCGCGCGCCTCCGCGGGGGCCCAGGGACTTGGCAGCCCAAGCCCTGGGCAGAGTTTGCGGGCAGCGGGCGCCCTGCGGCTGGGGAAGGGAAACTTTCACCGGGCCCGGAGCCCTGCTCTGCGCTCCGCTGAGTCCAGTGCGCCCGGCTCCATCGGCGTCTCCGCCGCCCTCTCGGGACTGTAGCTTCCTTCCTCGCTCTGAGGGGGTGAGGCTGGccgaggcaggggagggggagggggcttaTACGGGACCCAGCTCCCGGCAAAGCGGCTCCGCCTCTCTTGCTCTCGGCCTCCGCGCCCCGAATCTTCCCATCTCTCTGGCGGTGGTAGAAGGGGCGCAGCGCGGCTCtgcagcggcggcggcagcagctgcTTCTTCCATCACCCGAAGGATGCCCGGGCGGGCATTGCCGGCAGCCCCCGCCGCTCTTCAGCCTCCGACTGGCCCGGAAACCccctacacacacgcacacacacacacacacacacacagctctagGCAAAGGAGCCGGGGTCCGCAGCGCTCCCTTGCCCGCCTCCCCCGCGGCACCAGCCTCTTCAGGTCAACGAGGCATCGGGGCGGAGAAaaccccgccgccgccgccgccgccgccgccgccgccgccgccgccgcgcgaaAGCCGGCGCCCGGGAGGATGCTGCTACCCGACTCTCCCTACGCGGAGCGGCTGCAACGCGCTCCGGCCAGCCTCTGCGCGGCTCCTGCCAGCCGGCGCCGGGTTGGTGCGCGCCGCCGTCTGTCGCTGCGGCTCCTCCCCTTCGGCGCGCTGCCCTCCTCCTCCGCGCGTCCcgcgcccgccccccaccctcgcAGCGCCcagctcccgccgccgccgccttggGGGTTGGAGATGCGGGTTCCGATTTACAGCGGCGCCGCTTGGGCCGCCATCCGCGCGGCGTAGGCCGTAGCAATCCGTGCGCCAAGCGCCAGGGTACGGACGCGGGGTTCGGAGCG
This genomic window from Kogia breviceps isolate mKogBre1 chromosome 5, mKogBre1 haplotype 1, whole genome shotgun sequence contains:
- the CHST2 gene encoding carbohydrate sulfotransferase 2, with protein sequence MSRSPPRALPAGAPPRLLAAAPAAGPRALLPPWPRRPGRRWPASPLGMKVFRRKALLLCAGYALLLALTMLNLLDYKWHKEPLQQCSPDGPLGAAAAGAAGGGWGRPGPPQAAPPRAHTRTPYRSAVAPVRAAPAAGAGAAGAAAPPGNGTRGTGDGGDKRQLVYVFTTWRSGSSFFGELFNQNPEVFFLYEPVWHVWQKLYPGDAVSLQGAARDMLSALYRCDLSVFQLYSPAGSGGRNLTTLGIFGAATNKVVCSSPLCPAYRKEVVGLVDDRVCKKCPPQRLARFEEECRKYRTLVIKGVRVFDVAVLAPLLRDPALDLKVIHLVRDPRAVASSRIRSRHGLIRESLQVVRSRDPRAHRMPFLEAAGHKLGAKKESMGGPADYHALGAMEVICHSMAKTLQTALQPPDWLQGHYLVVRYEDLVGDPVKTLRRVYDFVGLLVSPEMEQFALNMTSGSGSSSKPFVVSARNATQAANAWRTALTFQQIKQVEEFCYQPMAVLGYERVNSPEEVRDLSKTLLRKPRL